GCTGCAGTCGCAGCAGGCGTTCAGCCAGGATGAATTCAGCGCGCTGCTCAGCAAAGAGTTTCGCCCGAAAACCGACCAGGCCCGTTCGGCCGTCGAAAACGCGGTAAAAACCCTGGCCCAGCAGGCGCTGGAAAACACCGTCACCTTCTCAAACGACACCTACCGCACCATCCAGAACCTGATTGCCGGTATCGACGAGAAGCTGTCTCAGCAGGTTAACCAGATTATTCACCACGACGAGTTCCAGAAGCTGGAAAGCGCCTGGCGTGGCCTGAACTATCTGGTCAACAACACTGAAACCGACGAGATGCTGAAAATCCGCTTTATGAGCATCTCCAAGCAGGAGCTGGGCCGCACCCTGAAACGCTTTAAGGGCGTGGGCTGGGACCAGAGCCCGATCTTCAAAAAAATCTACGAAGAAGAGTATGGCCAGTTCGGCGGCGAGCCGTTTGGCTGCCTGGTGGGCGACTACTACTTCGACCACAGCCCGCAGGATGTTGAACTGCTGAGCGAAATGGCGCGCATCGGCGCGGCGGCGCACTGCCCGTTCATCACCGGCACCGCGCCGAGCGTGATGCAGATGGAATCCTGGCAGGAGCTGGCGAACCCGCGCGACCTGACCAAAATCTTCCAGAACACCGAGTACGCCGCCTGGCGCAGCCTGCGCGAGTCGGAAGATGCGCGCTATCTGGGCCTCGTCATGCCGCGCTTCCTGTCGCGTCTGCCGTATGGCATTCGCACTAACCCGGTGGACAGCTTCGACTTCGAAGAAGAGACCGACGGCGCGAACCACAGCAACTACAACTGGGCCAACGCGGCCTACGCGATGGCGGCCAACATCAACCGTTCCTTTAAAGAGTACGGCTGGTGCACCTCCATTCGCGGCGTGGAATCGGGCGGCGCGGTAGAAAATCTGCCGTGTCACACTTTCCCGAGCGACGACGGCGGCGTGGACATGAAGTGCCCGACCGAAATCGCCATCAGCGACCGTCGCGAAGCGGAACTGGCGAAAAACGGCTTTATGCCGCTGATCCACCGCAAAAACTCCGACTTCGCCGCCTTTATCGGCGCGCAGTCGCTGCAAAAACCGGCGGAATACCACGACCCGGACGCCACCGCGAACGCCCGTCTGGCGGCCCGCCTGCCGTACCTGTTCGCCTGCTGCCGTTTCGCGCACTACCTCAAGTGCATCGTTCGCGACAAGATCGGTTCTTTCCGCGAGCGCGACGAGATGGAACGCTGGCTGAACGACTGGGTGATGAACTATGTGGACGGCGACCCGGCGAACTCCTCTCAGGAAACCAAATCCCGTAAGCCGCTGGCGGCAGCCGAGGTACAGGTTCAGGAGATCGAGGACAACCCAGGCTACTACGCCGCCAAGTTCTTCCTGCGTCCGCACTACCAGCTGGAAGGCCTGACCGTTTCTCTGCGTCTGGTCTCCAAACTGCCGTCGCTGAAGAGCAACGAGGCGTAACGCTGCCTCAGGCCGTAAGGGCATTCCTTACGGCCTGCCACTTTTTCATACTCACAGGGATACGTGATGAAAATACATCTTGCGCTGGCAAGCGCCCTGCTGGCGCTGTCGGCAATGTCCGCCGCCAGCACCAGGGTTTATGAATATCCGCGGGCAGAGGATTTGCCTGAGGACAGCACATCGGTATTCCCGCGCGATCCGGCGTTATTAACCGCGCAGGACAGCCGTATTAACGCCGCGCGTTTTTT
This DNA window, taken from Cronobacter universalis NCTC 9529, encodes the following:
- the tssC gene encoding type VI secretion system contractile sheath large subunit, which translates into the protein MSNPSQQQELQSQQAFSQDEFSALLSKEFRPKTDQARSAVENAVKTLAQQALENTVTFSNDTYRTIQNLIAGIDEKLSQQVNQIIHHDEFQKLESAWRGLNYLVNNTETDEMLKIRFMSISKQELGRTLKRFKGVGWDQSPIFKKIYEEEYGQFGGEPFGCLVGDYYFDHSPQDVELLSEMARIGAAAHCPFITGTAPSVMQMESWQELANPRDLTKIFQNTEYAAWRSLRESEDARYLGLVMPRFLSRLPYGIRTNPVDSFDFEEETDGANHSNYNWANAAYAMAANINRSFKEYGWCTSIRGVESGGAVENLPCHTFPSDDGGVDMKCPTEIAISDRREAELAKNGFMPLIHRKNSDFAAFIGAQSLQKPAEYHDPDATANARLAARLPYLFACCRFAHYLKCIVRDKIGSFRERDEMERWLNDWVMNYVDGDPANSSQETKSRKPLAAAEVQVQEIEDNPGYYAAKFFLRPHYQLEGLTVSLRLVSKLPSLKSNEA